One region of Peribacillus simplex genomic DNA includes:
- the panD gene encoding aspartate 1-decarboxylase, which yields MFRTMMNGKIHRARVTEANLNYVGSITIDEDIIDAVGILPNEKVAIVNNNNGARLETYVIAGERGSGVVCLNGAAARLVQPDDIVIIISYVMVSENDLGDHKPKVAIMDKNNKIIELISNEPAATIM from the coding sequence ATGTTTCGAACGATGATGAATGGAAAAATCCACCGTGCCAGGGTAACTGAAGCTAATTTGAACTATGTTGGCAGTATTACAATTGATGAAGACATAATTGATGCGGTGGGTATTCTGCCCAACGAGAAAGTCGCCATCGTGAATAATAATAATGGTGCGCGACTTGAAACGTATGTAATTGCGGGTGAACGGGGGAGCGGTGTTGTGTGTTTGAACGGAGCGGCAGCAAGACTGGTGCAGCCGGATGATATCGTGATTATCATTTCTTACGTGATGGTATCCGAGAATGATCTGGGAGATCACAAACCAAAAGTTGCGATTATGGATAAAAACAACAAAATCATTGAGCTGATTTCAAACGAACCTGCAGCAACAATCATGTAA
- the panC gene encoding pantoate--beta-alanine ligase → MKTFTSAAELQQALREEKSHHNSIGYVPTMGFLHQGHATLLEKARNENDIVVLSIFVNPLQFGPNEDFETYPRDLERDENVAAKAGVDYLFYPTVHEMYGEEPSVKVVVQSRTDCLCGKQRPGHFDGVATVLTKFFNIILPDRAYFGKKDAQQVAVIDGLIQDFNFPIQLVAVDTVREEDGLAKSSRNVNLSVQERMEAKELYQSLLKAKEAVESGERNAAAVTALVSEHIGAHTSGVIDYIEVYQYPELKPIETLSGHVIIAMAIKFKHARLIDNITINIE, encoded by the coding sequence ATGAAAACTTTTACATCAGCAGCTGAGTTGCAGCAGGCGCTCCGAGAGGAAAAAAGCCATCATAATAGCATTGGCTATGTGCCGACAATGGGCTTTTTACACCAGGGGCATGCTACCCTTCTGGAAAAGGCGCGCAATGAAAATGATATTGTGGTATTGAGTATTTTTGTTAATCCGTTGCAATTTGGACCAAATGAGGATTTTGAAACATATCCACGTGATTTGGAGCGGGATGAGAATGTCGCAGCAAAGGCCGGAGTGGATTATCTCTTCTACCCAACAGTCCACGAAATGTATGGTGAAGAACCATCGGTCAAAGTTGTTGTCCAAAGCAGGACGGATTGTTTATGCGGAAAACAAAGGCCTGGACACTTTGATGGTGTAGCGACAGTCTTAACGAAGTTCTTCAATATCATCCTCCCTGATAGGGCTTACTTCGGTAAGAAGGATGCCCAGCAAGTTGCCGTGATAGATGGATTGATCCAAGACTTTAATTTCCCGATCCAGCTTGTTGCTGTAGATACCGTACGCGAAGAAGATGGGTTAGCGAAGAGCTCGCGAAATGTAAACCTATCAGTTCAGGAACGCATGGAAGCTAAAGAGCTCTACCAAAGTTTATTAAAGGCAAAAGAGGCGGTTGAATCAGGTGAAAGAAATGCTGCAGCCGTCACTGCTCTAGTAAGTGAACATATTGGTGCCCATACAAGTGGAGTGATCGACTATATTGAAGTCTATCAATACCCGGAACTTAAACCAATTGAAACGCTATCTGGACACGTCATCATTGCAATGGCAATTAAGTTCAAGCATGCAAGGCTAATTGATAATATCACTATAAATATAGAATAA
- the panB gene encoding 3-methyl-2-oxobutanoate hydroxymethyltransferase, whose translation MKLSGDFLKMKQNQEKIVMLTAYDFPSAKLAEQSGVDMILVGDSLGMVVLGYESTIPVTVNDMIHHTKAVKRGAPNTFVVTDMPFMSYHLSMDETLKNAARIMQEGHADAVKLEGADDVIEKISALTKAGIPVVAHLGLTPQSVGVLGGYKVQGKDADAAAQLVEDAKKCEAAGAMAVVFECVPYQVGELATRNLGIPTIGIGAGADTDGQVLVYHDVIRYGVNRVAKFVKVYGDANELIGQSINRYVNEVKSKDFPSKEHSFTMKEEQLTELYGGKR comes from the coding sequence ATGAAATTGTCCGGGGATTTTTTGAAAATGAAACAAAATCAAGAGAAAATTGTCATGCTTACGGCTTATGATTTTCCGTCAGCAAAGTTAGCGGAACAATCAGGTGTAGACATGATTTTAGTCGGCGATTCTTTAGGAATGGTCGTTTTGGGTTATGAATCAACCATCCCTGTTACGGTGAATGACATGATCCATCATACAAAGGCAGTAAAACGCGGGGCCCCAAATACATTTGTCGTGACCGATATGCCCTTTATGAGCTATCACCTGTCTATGGATGAAACACTCAAGAATGCAGCCCGTATCATGCAGGAAGGTCATGCTGATGCCGTGAAGCTTGAGGGAGCAGATGATGTTATTGAAAAAATATCAGCATTGACGAAGGCAGGCATTCCGGTTGTAGCCCATCTTGGCTTGACTCCTCAATCAGTCGGAGTTCTTGGCGGATATAAAGTGCAAGGAAAAGACGCCGATGCTGCGGCACAGCTCGTGGAAGATGCGAAAAAGTGTGAAGCGGCGGGGGCGATGGCAGTAGTATTTGAATGTGTACCATATCAAGTGGGAGAACTCGCCACACGCAATTTGGGAATCCCGACCATTGGAATTGGGGCAGGTGCAGATACGGATGGTCAAGTCCTCGTTTATCATGATGTCATCAGGTATGGAGTAAATCGCGTTGCAAAATTCGTAAAAGTTTATGGAGATGCCAATGAACTGATTGGCCAATCGATAAACAGGTATGTGAATGAAGTGAAATCTAAAGATTTTCCGTCGAAAGAACATTCATTTACGATGAAGGAAGAGCAGCTTACAGAACTTTACGGAGGGAAAAGATGA
- a CDS encoding biotin--[acetyl-CoA-carboxylase] ligase, with translation MQSELRTKLMEALSKADGAFKSGQEIAEYIGCSRTAVWKHIEDLRSEGYNVEAVRKKGYRIISAPEKVSESEIQLGLETKTIGKMIHYQETVESTQKIAHQLANEGVQEGTLVVAEEQLSGKGRLMRSWHSPKFSGIWMSLILRPKIPIHEAPQLTLLAAVAVAQAIEDTTDLKPQIKWPNDILVNRKKVVGILTEMQAESDRIHSVIIGIGMNINQKLVDFPEDLHGKASSLFIESGETVSRSKVIQRALFRLENLYDLYLNEGFMPIKELWESYAISLGQVIKASTVNDTIVGKALGITDSGVLLLEDGKGTVHSIYSADIEIQ, from the coding sequence ATGCAATCTGAGTTAAGAACAAAGCTGATGGAAGCCCTCTCAAAAGCAGATGGTGCATTTAAATCCGGTCAGGAAATTGCTGAATATATTGGCTGTTCGCGTACAGCGGTCTGGAAGCATATAGAAGACTTGCGCAGTGAAGGTTATAATGTTGAAGCCGTTAGGAAAAAAGGCTATCGAATTATATCAGCGCCAGAAAAAGTGTCCGAAAGCGAAATACAACTTGGTCTGGAAACAAAAACAATCGGCAAGATGATCCACTATCAAGAAACAGTGGAATCCACTCAAAAAATTGCGCATCAATTAGCGAATGAAGGAGTTCAGGAGGGGACGCTCGTCGTTGCCGAGGAGCAGTTATCCGGAAAAGGAAGATTGATGAGATCTTGGCATTCCCCAAAATTCAGCGGCATTTGGATGAGTCTAATCCTAAGACCGAAAATTCCGATTCATGAGGCTCCTCAACTGACATTATTGGCCGCGGTCGCTGTGGCACAGGCGATAGAGGATACAACTGATTTAAAACCACAAATAAAATGGCCGAATGATATTTTGGTGAATCGTAAGAAAGTGGTAGGCATCCTGACGGAGATGCAGGCGGAATCGGATAGGATCCATTCTGTCATTATCGGGATTGGAATGAATATCAATCAGAAATTGGTGGATTTTCCGGAAGATCTGCACGGAAAAGCGTCGTCCCTTTTCATAGAAAGTGGAGAAACGGTTTCAAGGTCCAAGGTCATTCAAAGAGCATTGTTTCGTCTGGAAAACTTGTACGACCTCTATTTAAATGAAGGCTTCATGCCAATAAAGGAATTATGGGAGAGTTATGCGATCAGCCTTGGACAGGTTATCAAAGCCAGTACTGTCAATGATACGATTGTTGGAAAGGCATTGGGCATAACGGATTCAGGCGTTTTACTCCTTGAAGACGGAAAAGGAACCGTACATTCGATTTATTCAGCAGATATTGAAATTCAGTAG
- a CDS encoding CCA tRNA nucleotidyltransferase produces the protein MDQLFLKSVPILELIEKAGFEAYFVGGSVRDYILGSPINDVDIATSATPQEIKRIFPKTADIGIDHGTVLVIADSGTYEITTFRTESDYSDFRRPDSVQFVRSLTEDLQRRDFTMNAMAMDKSGNIIDPFNGRHDLAEKRIITVGNPHERFHEDALRMMRALRFVSQLDFELDQESFDSLKENAQIISEIAVERILVEFEKLLTGINKKRAFSLLLESGLYQYLPQFSSKKDHLGKLLNLPLHQLKATEIWSIIMVHTSDQDMEEALRAWKLPLKTIRNVQRIIKLVKKEPSFENSTIDVFQAGQGITVQAAKVKAALTGGNVTDAEENAHHRYNELIIKDMSDLAVKGTDLLIWHQEKPGPWVKEYLEIILKAVLNEELRNDKEEIKRWLEKCNLS, from the coding sequence ATGGATCAGTTATTCTTAAAATCAGTACCCATTCTTGAATTAATTGAAAAAGCAGGATTCGAGGCCTATTTCGTTGGTGGCTCTGTGAGGGATTATATCCTCGGCAGTCCCATCAACGATGTGGACATCGCTACTTCCGCAACACCCCAGGAAATCAAAAGGATTTTTCCAAAAACGGCTGATATCGGGATTGACCATGGAACAGTGCTTGTAATTGCGGATTCGGGTACATACGAAATTACGACTTTTAGAACAGAAAGCGATTATTCGGACTTCCGGAGACCTGATTCTGTGCAATTTGTCCGTTCTTTGACTGAGGATTTACAGAGAAGGGATTTTACAATGAACGCAATGGCAATGGATAAGTCCGGTAATATTATCGATCCATTTAATGGTAGACATGATTTAGCAGAAAAAAGGATTATCACGGTTGGCAACCCGCACGAAAGGTTTCATGAGGATGCTTTGAGAATGATGCGTGCATTAAGGTTCGTCAGTCAACTTGATTTTGAATTGGATCAAGAATCTTTTGATTCCCTTAAAGAGAACGCCCAGATCATCAGTGAAATAGCTGTCGAAAGAATCCTGGTTGAATTTGAGAAGCTATTGACCGGCATCAATAAAAAAAGGGCTTTCTCACTCTTGCTAGAAAGCGGATTATATCAATACCTTCCTCAATTCTCCAGTAAGAAGGATCATTTAGGGAAATTACTAAATCTTCCGCTTCATCAGCTAAAAGCCACAGAAATATGGTCTATAATCATGGTTCATACAAGTGATCAGGACATGGAAGAGGCATTAAGGGCATGGAAGCTGCCATTGAAAACAATAAGGAACGTCCAACGTATCATAAAGCTGGTGAAGAAAGAACCATCCTTTGAAAATTCAACCATCGATGTATTTCAGGCAGGTCAGGGCATAACTGTACAAGCTGCTAAAGTCAAGGCAGCCCTGACAGGGGGAAATGTAACGGATGCAGAGGAGAACGCCCATCACCGATATAATGAACTCATTATAAAGGATATGTCGGATCTTGCCGTTAAAGGGACGGATTTATTAATTTGGCATCAAGAAAAACCAGGTCCATGGGTGAAAGAATACTTGGAAATAATATTGAAAGCTGTCTTGAATGAAGAATTAAGAAATGATAAAGAAGAAATAAAGAGGTGGCTGGAAAAATGCAATCTGAGTTAA
- the bshA gene encoding N-acetyl-alpha-D-glucosaminyl L-malate synthase BshA translates to MKLKIGITCYPTVGGSGVVATELGKMLAEKGHEIHFISSSLPFRLNKMYCNIFYHQVEVNSYSVFQYPPYDLALASKIADVVKREKLDILHVHYAIPHAVCAILAKQMSGNEVKIVTTLHGTDITVLGHDPSLTNLIKFGIEQSDVVTGVSNSLVQETHDLIAPDKEIKTVYNFIDERDYHKTNSEYLRDEYGIRENEKVIIHVSNFRSVKRVKDVIQAFYLTQKDMPAKLLLVGDGPEVTTVLKLAKDFGIDESVLFLGKQDNLAELYSISDVIFLLSEKESFGLVLLEAMACGVPCIGTNIGGIPEVIVDGETGYICELGDVKTVAEKAIGLLSDPVLHKRFSEAALKRANTDFHSDTIMSEYEAIYIKALEGKSMK, encoded by the coding sequence ATGAAATTAAAAATTGGAATTACCTGTTACCCTACAGTTGGGGGTTCTGGTGTCGTAGCAACTGAATTAGGCAAGATGCTTGCAGAAAAAGGACATGAGATACATTTCATTTCTTCAAGCCTTCCTTTTCGCTTGAATAAGATGTACTGCAATATTTTTTATCACCAAGTTGAAGTGAACTCGTACTCAGTCTTTCAATATCCACCATATGACCTGGCACTTGCGAGCAAGATTGCGGATGTCGTAAAACGGGAGAAATTAGATATCCTTCACGTTCATTATGCGATTCCGCATGCTGTCTGTGCAATCCTTGCAAAGCAGATGTCAGGTAATGAAGTAAAGATCGTGACCACACTGCATGGTACGGACATAACGGTATTAGGGCATGATCCCTCATTGACCAATTTGATAAAATTCGGGATAGAGCAATCCGATGTAGTTACAGGGGTATCTAATTCTCTTGTGCAGGAAACGCATGATTTAATCGCTCCGGATAAGGAAATAAAAACCGTTTATAATTTTATTGATGAAAGGGATTACCATAAAACGAACTCCGAATATCTAAGGGATGAATACGGTATAAGGGAAAATGAAAAAGTGATCATACATGTATCGAATTTTCGTTCGGTCAAGCGTGTGAAAGACGTCATCCAGGCATTTTATTTAACTCAAAAGGATATGCCCGCTAAGCTTCTACTCGTAGGGGACGGTCCGGAAGTTACAACCGTATTGAAATTGGCTAAAGATTTTGGAATCGATGAATCGGTTTTGTTTCTTGGTAAGCAGGATAACCTTGCCGAATTATATTCAATCAGTGATGTGATATTCCTGTTATCGGAAAAAGAGAGTTTCGGACTTGTGCTGCTCGAGGCGATGGCATGTGGAGTTCCTTGTATCGGAACGAATATCGGAGGGATTCCGGAGGTCATCGTTGATGGTGAGACTGGTTATATTTGTGAATTGGGAGATGTTAAAACGGTTGCTGAAAAAGCGATTGGGCTTTTAAGCGACCCGGTTTTACATAAACGTTTTTCAGAGGCTGCGCTGAAAAGGGCCAACACCGATTTTCACTCGGATACAATCATGTCAGAGTATGAAGCCATCTACATTAAAGCACTTGAAGGAAAATCTATGAAATAA
- the bshB1 gene encoding bacillithiol biosynthesis deacetylase BshB1, with translation MINKSNIDILAFGAHADDVEIGMGGTIAKYVQQGREIVICDLTKAEMSSNGTVPLRQEEARNAAEILGAKRISLDLPDRGLYMKAEYIDQIIKVIRKYKPALVFAPFLEDRHPDHGNCAKLVEEAVFSAGVKKYMEENGLGSHRVQNMYYYMINGFHKPDFVVDITSSITKKLDSLRAYGSQFEKSDVTVETPLVNGYIETVEARERMFGKEVGVAYAEGFMTKKPLLIDADLLGEK, from the coding sequence ATGATAAACAAAAGTAATATAGATATCCTGGCTTTCGGCGCACATGCGGATGATGTTGAAATCGGTATGGGAGGCACGATTGCTAAATATGTGCAACAAGGCAGGGAAATTGTCATTTGTGATTTGACAAAAGCTGAAATGTCATCCAATGGAACCGTTCCATTACGGCAAGAGGAAGCACGAAATGCTGCAGAAATCCTTGGGGCGAAGAGGATTTCCCTTGATTTACCTGACCGGGGTTTATATATGAAAGCGGAGTACATAGATCAAATCATTAAGGTGATCCGTAAATATAAACCTGCACTTGTATTTGCACCTTTTTTGGAAGATCGCCATCCCGATCATGGAAACTGTGCCAAATTAGTGGAAGAAGCAGTTTTTTCGGCAGGAGTCAAAAAGTATATGGAAGAAAATGGACTTGGTTCTCATCGTGTCCAAAATATGTACTATTATATGATAAATGGTTTTCACAAACCGGACTTCGTAGTGGACATCACTTCTTCAATAACGAAAAAGCTGGATAGCCTTAGAGCATATGGCAGCCAATTCGAAAAAAGTGATGTAACTGTTGAAACCCCGCTAGTGAATGGCTATATCGAAACTGTGGAGGCACGGGAGCGGATGTTCGGAAAAGAAGTGGGTGTCGCCTATGCGGAAGGATTCATGACAAAAAAACCGCTACTGATCGATGCCGACTTGTTAGGAGAAAAATAA
- a CDS encoding methylglyoxal synthase, translating into MRIALIAHDKKKEDIIQFVTAYKAVFEQHELFATGTTGKRIMEEVSLPVHRFHSGPLGGDQEIGAMIARGEMDMILFFRDPLTSQPHEPDVSALIRLSDVYEIPLATNMGTAEVLIQGLKHGYMDWLKLRKKQGEINDKQK; encoded by the coding sequence ATGAGGATTGCCTTAATTGCCCATGATAAGAAAAAGGAAGATATCATTCAATTTGTAACAGCTTATAAAGCTGTATTCGAGCAGCATGAATTATTTGCTACAGGTACGACCGGAAAACGAATTATGGAAGAAGTATCACTGCCTGTCCATCGCTTTCATTCGGGACCTCTTGGTGGAGATCAAGAAATAGGTGCAATGATTGCACGCGGAGAAATGGATATGATCCTATTTTTCCGCGACCCTTTGACATCACAGCCACATGAACCTGATGTATCAGCGCTTATACGCCTTTCCGATGTCTATGAAATTCCCTTAGCGACCAATATGGGCACGGCAGAAGTACTGATACAAGGTTTGAAACATGGGTATATGGATTGGCTTAAACTACGGAAAAAACAAGGTGAGATAAATGATAAACAAAAGTAA
- the dapB gene encoding 4-hydroxy-tetrahydrodipicolinate reductase — protein sequence MSKVKVIVAGPRGRMGNEAVKLVHRTEGFELAAVIDRKHNGVSLSTIEGFQGIEAPVYSDINECFSSVKADVLIDLTTPEVGMFHTEMALNHGIRPVVGTTGFTKEDLAKLDSLTKEKGIGCIIAPNFAIGAILMMKFSQMAAKYFPDVEIIEMHHDQKLDAPSGTASKTADMIAAVREMKQQGHPDEKETIQGARGANVDGMHIHSVRLPGLVAHQQVLFGSDGELLTVRHDSFNRASFMSGVKLAVDTVMKLDILVYGLENIVE from the coding sequence ATGAGTAAAGTAAAAGTGATCGTGGCTGGTCCTCGTGGCAGAATGGGAAATGAAGCGGTGAAGCTTGTACATAGGACAGAAGGATTTGAATTGGCAGCTGTCATAGATCGTAAGCATAACGGGGTAAGCCTCTCCACAATAGAAGGTTTTCAAGGTATTGAAGCACCTGTTTATTCGGATATAAATGAATGTTTTTCTTCTGTAAAAGCTGACGTATTGATTGATTTAACCACACCTGAAGTGGGGATGTTTCATACCGAAATGGCACTTAACCATGGCATCCGGCCTGTAGTGGGAACGACAGGTTTTACAAAGGAAGATTTAGCGAAGCTGGATTCGTTAACAAAAGAAAAGGGCATCGGTTGCATCATCGCGCCAAACTTTGCAATTGGAGCCATTTTGATGATGAAGTTTTCACAAATGGCTGCAAAGTATTTCCCGGATGTGGAAATCATAGAAATGCATCATGATCAAAAACTGGATGCACCTTCGGGGACTGCTTCCAAAACGGCAGATATGATTGCTGCTGTACGTGAAATGAAACAACAGGGGCACCCTGATGAAAAAGAAACCATTCAGGGGGCAAGAGGGGCAAATGTAGATGGCATGCATATCCATAGTGTACGGCTTCCGGGACTGGTTGCTCATCAACAGGTGCTTTTCGGTAGTGATGGAGAGCTATTGACGGTTCGGCATGATTCCTTTAATCGGGCATCCTTCATGTCAGGGGTCAAACTCGCGGTCGATACCGTCATGAAATTGGATATTCTTGTATACGGCCTGGAAAATATTGTCGAATAG
- a CDS encoding nucleotide pyrophosphohydrolase → MENHKTIQQMQAEVDQYIGQFKEGYFSPLAMLARMSEELGELAREVNHYHGEKPKKATEEENTVEAELGDMLFVLICFANSLGIDLQSSHDKVMHKFTTRDKDRWTKKEEKMEGEGKDE, encoded by the coding sequence ATGGAAAATCACAAGACGATCCAACAAATGCAAGCGGAAGTCGACCAATACATAGGACAGTTCAAAGAAGGATACTTCAGCCCGCTGGCCATGCTCGCACGGATGTCTGAAGAACTTGGGGAATTGGCCAGGGAAGTCAATCATTATCATGGCGAAAAACCAAAGAAAGCAACTGAGGAAGAGAATACCGTAGAAGCGGAATTGGGGGACATGCTTTTTGTTTTAATTTGTTTTGCCAATTCTTTAGGGATTGACCTTCAAAGCTCACATGATAAGGTCATGCATAAGTTTACAACCCGTGATAAAGATAGATGGACAAAAAAAGAAGAGAAAATGGAGGGTGAAGGTAAAGATGAGTAA
- a CDS encoding YitT family protein has protein sequence MLLGLKLKNTIFILFGAGIFAFGLVHFNMQNHLAEGGFTGLTLIIYQLIGINPSYSNLVLNIPLFAIGWKYLGRTSFFYTIIGTVGLSVWLWVFEKYQIEINLGNDLMLVALFAGVFVGVGLGIIFRYGGTTGGVDIIARFAHRYLGIGMGRTMFIFDAVVIGLSILTYLDYRQAMYTLVAVFIGARVIDFMQEGAYAARGAMIISEKNKEIAEKIMNDMERGVTVLRGYGSFTRNDREVLYCVVGKNELVRLKNAITSVDPHAFVSVSEVHDVLGEGFTLDENKNPIER, from the coding sequence ATGCTTTTGGGCTTAAAATTGAAAAATACTATATTCATCCTTTTTGGGGCTGGAATCTTCGCCTTTGGACTTGTGCACTTTAACATGCAGAACCATTTGGCCGAAGGCGGATTCACCGGTCTCACCTTGATTATATATCAACTTATTGGGATAAATCCTTCTTATTCTAATTTGGTTTTGAATATTCCCTTATTTGCAATAGGCTGGAAATATTTAGGTCGAACATCTTTCTTTTATACGATTATCGGAACGGTTGGCCTCTCCGTTTGGTTATGGGTTTTCGAGAAATATCAAATCGAAATCAATCTCGGAAACGATTTGATGCTGGTGGCATTGTTTGCCGGGGTATTTGTTGGTGTCGGGTTGGGCATCATCTTTCGTTACGGAGGGACTACAGGCGGTGTAGATATCATTGCCCGTTTTGCCCACCGGTACTTGGGAATTGGCATGGGACGGACCATGTTCATCTTTGATGCCGTAGTTATCGGCCTGTCCATCCTTACCTACCTGGATTACCGGCAAGCGATGTATACCCTCGTTGCCGTATTTATAGGTGCTAGAGTAATCGACTTTATGCAAGAAGGAGCTTATGCCGCTAGAGGTGCCATGATCATTAGTGAGAAAAACAAGGAAATTGCAGAAAAAATCATGAATGATATGGAGCGGGGCGTAACAGTATTAAGGGGATATGGGTCCTTTACACGCAATGACCGGGAAGTGCTCTATTGTGTTGTTGGGAAAAATGAGCTTGTCCGCTTAAAAAATGCCATAACATCGGTGGACCCCCATGCATTCGTATCTGTAAGTGAAGTGCATGACGTATTAGGTGAGGGCTTTACCCTTGATGAGAATAAGAACCCGATTGAAAGATAA
- a CDS encoding zinc metallopeptidase: protein MYFIYLAIIILIPIYAQMKVKSTYKKYSKVQASSGMNGAETARAILDQNGLFNVRVEETPGMLSDHYDPRDKTVRLSTDNYHGHSVAGVAVAAHEVGHAIQDKEAYAFLRFRHALVPVANFGSNISWILILIGVLARIPGLLIAGIVFMAAAVLFQVITLPVEFNASSRAMDQLVSVGVIRNDEERETKKVLSAAAMTYVAAALVAVLELVRLLLMYSGMREED, encoded by the coding sequence ATGTATTTCATTTATTTGGCGATTATCATTTTAATCCCGATTTATGCACAAATGAAAGTGAAAAGCACGTATAAAAAATATTCAAAAGTACAGGCTTCTTCTGGTATGAATGGTGCTGAGACGGCACGGGCCATTTTGGATCAAAATGGACTGTTCAATGTCAGGGTCGAAGAGACACCTGGAATGCTATCGGACCATTATGATCCAAGGGATAAAACGGTGCGTTTATCAACGGATAACTATCACGGCCATTCAGTTGCAGGCGTAGCTGTTGCAGCCCATGAAGTGGGACATGCGATTCAAGATAAAGAAGCATATGCATTCTTACGTTTCCGTCATGCTTTAGTGCCTGTCGCTAACTTCGGTTCAAATATATCTTGGATCTTAATTTTAATCGGGGTGTTAGCCAGAATTCCAGGCTTACTAATAGCAGGTATCGTATTTATGGCAGCAGCAGTATTATTTCAAGTAATCACTCTGCCGGTGGAGTTCAATGCTTCCTCTAGGGCAATGGATCAACTCGTTTCTGTAGGAGTTATCCGTAATGACGAAGAACGGGAAACGAAAAAAGTATTAAGTGCAGCTGCGATGACTTATGTTGCTGCCGCTCTAGTTGCCGTACTGGAATTAGTTCGTCTTCTGCTTATGTATTCAGGAATGAGAGAAGAGGATTAA
- the ypjB gene encoding sporulation protein YpjB produces the protein MLKKFILTIAVLFVVLHFPVYAESSSSLEQLDNISDRALEMTKLKRYGDSEKMLTFFSDRFLKETAKEQILDMDELRIITVAHNEALMTIKDMNKGDSEKINSVTKFRLVVDAVKSTHQPLWTEMEDQMMNSFQQTKNAAINQDTITFNSQLNLFLSQYEMIYPSLKVDLSKETMQQLDTRIQYINQYRPEVIRDEASQKELDALQNELTSIFDDMGEDDADPSLWWVIISTGSIIIMTLSYVGWRKYKGDREKPRKGHND, from the coding sequence ATGTTGAAAAAATTCATATTAACCATTGCTGTTTTATTTGTCGTCTTACATTTCCCTGTCTATGCAGAATCCTCTTCAAGTTTGGAGCAATTAGATAACATTTCCGATAGAGCCTTGGAAATGACCAAGTTGAAGCGATATGGAGATTCGGAAAAGATGCTGACGTTTTTTTCTGATCGATTTTTAAAAGAGACAGCGAAAGAGCAGATACTTGACATGGACGAACTTCGAATTATCACTGTAGCTCATAACGAGGCGTTGATGACAATAAAGGATATGAATAAGGGAGACTCCGAAAAGATTAATTCTGTCACAAAGTTCCGGCTTGTTGTCGATGCGGTAAAGTCTACCCATCAGCCCCTTTGGACAGAGATGGAGGATCAAATGATGAATTCTTTCCAGCAGACAAAGAATGCCGCAATCAATCAAGACACAATTACATTCAATAGCCAATTGAACTTATTCCTTTCACAATATGAAATGATATATCCAAGCTTGAAAGTCGACCTTTCTAAAGAAACGATGCAGCAACTGGACACGAGAATTCAATACATCAACCAATACCGCCCGGAAGTGATCAGAGATGAAGCAAGTCAAAAGGAACTTGATGCGTTACAAAACGAACTAACCTCCATTTTTGATGATATGGGAGAAGATGATGCCGACCCTTCCCTTTGGTGGGTCATCATATCAACAGGCAGCATCATTATCATGACGCTTTCTTATGTAGGCTGGAGAAAATATAAAGGTGATAGGGAAAAGCCAAGGAAAGGACATAATGATTAA